The stretch of DNA GGCACCAAAAAGAGATTGGAAATCAGCATAAACGTTAGTTTCACCATCCGAGATTTAATGGTTCGAGGATTATCTCGTTTTGAACTTTCCGGTCGTGAAGTTGCATATAATGGTACTACATATGATATGGATATGTATAGGAGCACTAGAAATGTAGGGAATGGCAACATTGCTGTTCTGGTTTCCTTTCACGATATATGATAGTTTAAAACATTAATGTGGTctgctttatttttcttgatccaGAAAAATCTATGTTTTGTTCCTGAAGTTTGGAAGTTCAACATCATAAATcaaagatataaaaatcatcaaagaTTTTCACCTAATcgtcaagaaaagaaaaagagctTTCCGAACATGAATTTAAGAAGAattttattaatattatacaGAAGACAGAACAACGCAATACGTACCTTCATATATAAACAAACAATGCTTGTATCTATATCTATGAAAAGTAAGGAGGAGCTTGTCTAACCTATACTTTATGTTGTCACTTGCCGAACAGAAACAGGGATATCAATTTTTGCTACTCCAAGATGATTATCAAATTTGATCATTACTCGAACGCAATAGAACCTACAACACAGACAACTTTCGAAACTTGGAATTAAAGTTTCCTTAATATCTTTACTAAATTCCAAATTCACATTAATGTCTCTTTTGTACTGCAAAGGCGCGATTCTAACCCATTTATGGACAATTTGGTCCGTAAACTTCAGAGAAGTGGATGAGTTACCGCTTGGTAGAAATAAACTACTCCTGGATGAGGAAGTTACCGGCGTCAATGATGCTGAATTGGGTAGCGATGAATTACCGTTAACTGCGTGCGATATTGAATCCTCAGACGGTGTGTGCTTTGGATGTTGCTTTAAAGTATTTACTTGTTTTTTAAATATGCTTGATAAATTGTGAACACCAACTTTCAAATTACAAATACTTTCAATATCGTTAAACAGTTGCGACGTAACAAAATCAGTAAATTTCAGCTCCTTCGGCCTACGGTCTCCCCTATTCATATTGTATAACTCATTTaactgaagaaaacttcTGTTGAACTTAGTTTCATATTCACAAATTCTTGAATGGAACTCATCGTACAATGCTTTGATACCCGTtagcttttctttattcatCAACAATTCGGAATTGAGTTTTATTGGGATAGAATTATCAGATTTAGCTGTTATACATATTAGTTCTGTGGTAATTGATTGAATCTCTGGTGGATCATGAGGTAAACTATTATCGGATTCAATACAGGTTAATTGtaaatcaattttttccagTGGGGTTTTCACGTCATCAGGAATTAACTCAGACAATCTCACccaattttcttgatcgTGTTTGCTCTTAGATTCGAAAACATTTGTCTTTCTCAATAATGAAGGAGACCAATATGGTAAGCCCTGTTTTGGAATCTTAGCCCTTACTAGTATTAAACCAGTCCTTTCTTTATTACTTGTCAGGTCGTGATTGTTCTTTGAAGCacttgaagaaatggaCGTTGAACTGGAACTACTGTTTAAAAAGTGAGAGAAGTTCAGGAATGACGAGGTGTTGGATTTGTTTTTCAGTTTATAGTTCAACTCActttcaacaaaagaacCCCATGCTCTATTAGTATTATAGCTACTACTTCCAGTGCGAGTGCTGTTTATATCATGACCCAACTTCAAATCGTTGTAATTGACCAAATAATCATCCCTATTCTTGATATGTAGTTGATCCAGTTTCCTCtgtaaaatttcttgagaATCAGATTCTatgaaatcatcaataGTGCCACTTAGGTCTGCACCGTGGATATCGCGATCCGTTATAGGTTCCTTTTTCTCTAAcctttggaaaatttttttaaggGCTTCCAATCTTTCCTGTACTAATTTGGTGAAATCATTCAGTTGATTCATAGTGGTTCTTTCCCCGACGACATTGGCGTCGAAACCAAAAGGAATGACTCTTAAATTATATTCACGCTCCTTCATAATGTGCAATTTGGAAGTTTTTTGGTCCTTTCCAACAATCCTAGCATCAATAGTGTAGTTGATTGAGAGATTATCGTCAGACATATCATTGGTCAAAATGGGCGAGCCCTTTGTGCCTAAATGACCACACCCAAGGACGCTGTTAACTTTGATCCCGGAGTACTTGCAATTATTTCTATACTTGTCTATACCAAAACTGGGAGGCAACAAGCAATGAGAGAAATGCTCCTGCTTACAGGTAACATCTAGTAGTTGCAATGGCAActtgaagataaaaaatttcttgtatTTGACTCCGGGTTCCAAAACCCGGCTATTATTTAACCCAAAGACGGAACCATCGTAGTCAACATCTGCAGGAATAAAGTCCACACCGGACCCCAGCGCAATTTTCGAGTAGGACCAAGAGGCACTTAAATCTACCATTCGTAAAAACCGTTTGATTGTTCTTTTGCCTTTGGCCTTATCAATTATGGAAATATAAGATTCCAGAGTAACATAGAACATTTCAAACTTCAGGCTCACTTGAGACTTATTCTCAATAGTAATAAAACCATGAATTAAATCACCCGACGTATACTCTTTAAGAAtggattcttcttctggcTTCTCGTGTGGTATTGGTGCATGCTTCGTGGTCTTTATTGTAATTTCGATGGGCGTGGACATTTTTGGTAAAGTGTACAATTTatcaatgaaaatattgTCTGCGTCattcaaatcatcaagTATCGGAGGAACCTCCACCAAATCCTCATCAACGACAGTTGATTGTTGTACCGCAATACTATGGTGTTCAGTTCGTAGTGGAATtaaattttctaaattaGATGTTGACGAAGAACGTGTGGCACCCAATGTGGCACCCAATGCGTTCGTAGACAATGGTTGATGTGAGAGATCAGTGCTCGAGCCTACGGTGCTCGAGCCTACAGCACTAGTTACAGTTGAATTGGCCTCCTGATATGAAGGTGGGAAATCGTGCCTATCTGGATCGACATTCCCCTGCGGGATGTGTCTGTGCAGGGCGTTGTACATCTCAAAGGAGGGCAGAACGTCCACAACGTTGTTAATATCGCCATCTGTCCACGATCTACCAGTTTCGACGGGAGTTGCATTCGCGGTAGATCTTCTCAAAGGAGATCGGTTACTTCCAACAGGTGCAGCAGACGGAGGAGCCTGCGAATGAGAATGTGCTAGCTCTGGACGCCGCAGTCCAAGAATTCCCGTTGTAGACGCGCTTCTTATCCATGATTTTGGAGAGTGTAACGATGGTGACCTCGAACTGTCCTTACCAGACTCTTGTTTTTGTCTACCACGACCCCTTGTGCTTGCATTAACATTCACAGATGCCGGATTATTGGCCATGGAATCAGACCGTTGAGGACGCAGCAAAGGCCTCCTCTTCGGTAGAAAACCGGGCtcattcaaatctttgaCCATATAGCTTGCAATGTACCTGTTCAACCAGACAAGCAGCGTCTTATCTGTCTTGCTAAGCGACCCTTTTGGTCATCTCAGCTCAGCTATCTGCTACTCTTTTATTAGCATGATACAGACAGCCTCAGAAAGCGGGTCACCGCCCGCCAACAGGGAAGAAACAGTTGAAAGCCAGTTTTAACTTCATACAACTGATGAACGAGAGACAATAAGACGCATCAAAGACACCAAGTAGCACTAGCACGATAATGTCGTTGAACATACATATCAAGTCTGGACAAGACAAGTGGGAGGTAAGCGTGGCACCTGAAAGCACAGTGTCACAATTCAAGGAGGCGATAAGCAAAGCAAACGGTGTTCCGGTGGCAAATCAGAGATTGATATACTCGGGTAAGATTTTGAAGGATGACCAAACCGTGGAGTCATACCACATCCAGGACGGACACAGCGTCCATCTGGTCAAGTCGCAGCCCAAACCACAGCCCGGCGCTGCCGCTGGCACGAATAACGCCACCGCCACCGGTGCAGCTGCAGGTACTGTTGCCACCCCAAACATGTCATCAGGTCAAAGTGCAGGGTTCAACCCATTGGCTGATTTGACGAGTGCCAGATATGCTGGTTACTTGAATATGCCCTCTGCAGACATGTTTGGCCCGGACGGTGGTGCCTTGAACAACGACTCGAATAATCAAGATGAGCTCTTGAGGATGATGGAAAACCCTATTTTTCAATCACAGATGAACGAAATGTTGAGTAACCCACAAATGTTGGACTTTATGATTCAGTCCAACCCGCAACTGCAGGCCATGGGCCCACAGGCCAGGCAAATGCTACAGAGCCCCATGTTCAGACAGATGCTCACCAATCCAGATATGATCAGACAAAGCATGCAATTCGCAAGAATGATGGATCCTAACGCCGGTACTGGTTCCACCGGCGGGGCTGCCTCCGCATTCCCTGCTCCCGGTGGCGATGCTCCAGAGGAAAGCGCCAACACCAACACCAACACCAACACTGCTTCCTCCCCCAACGCAGGGTCCAATGCAAGTTCTAGCACTGCTGCAAACCCTTTTGCATCTTTGCTGAACCCTGCTTTAAACCCCTTCGCCAGCGCAGGAAACGCTACAGGCACAGGGATGCCCGCTTTTGACCCTGCCCTACTAGCGTCCATGTTTCAACCGCAACAAGCCTCCGCACAAGCTTCCCAACCAGAGGACACTAGACCACCAGAGGAGCGCTACGAACACCAACTAAGACAACTTAACGACATGGGCTTCTTCGATTTCGACAGAAACGTTGCAGCCCTCAGAAGAAGCGGCGGTTCCGTTCAAGGCGCTCTTGATTCACTACTAAACGGCGATGTTTAAGTACTGATTATCTACACTCCGCAAACTATATACTTTTATCCTTCCTGCCGG from Saccharomyces mikatae IFO 1815 strain IFO1815 genome assembly, chromosome: 13 encodes:
- the BUL1 gene encoding ubiquitin-ubiquitin ligase BUL1 (similar to Saccharomyces cerevisiae BUL2 (YML111W) and BUL1 (YMR275C); ancestral locus Anc_8.834), producing MVKDLNEPGFLPKRRPLLRPQRSDSMANNPASVNVNASTRGRGRQKQESGKDSSRSPSLHSPKSWIRSASTTGILGLRRPELAHSHSQAPPSAAPVGSNRSPLRRSTANATPVETGRSWTDGDINNVVDVLPSFEMYNALHRHIPQGNVDPDRHDFPPSYQEANSTVTSAVGSSTVGSSTDLSHQPLSTNALGATLGATRSSSTSNLENLIPLRTEHHSIAVQQSTVVDEDLVEVPPILDDLNDADNIFIDKLYTLPKMSTPIEITIKTTKHAPIPHEKPEEESILKEYTSGDLIHGFITIENKSQVSLKFEMFYVTLESYISIIDKAKGKRTIKRFLRMVDLSASWSYSKIALGSGVDFIPADVDYDGSVFGLNNSRVLEPGVKYKKFFIFKLPLQLLDVTCKQEHFSHCLLPPSFGIDKYRNNCKYSGIKVNSVLGCGHLGTKGSPILTNDMSDDNLSINYTIDARIVGKDQKTSKLHIMKEREYNLRVIPFGFDANVVGERTTMNQLNDFTKLVQERLEALKKIFQRLEKKEPITDRDIHGADLSGTIDDFIESDSQEILQRKLDQLHIKNRDDYLVNYNDLKLGHDINSTRTGSSSYNTNRAWGSFVESELNYKLKNKSNTSSFLNFSHFLNSSSSSTSISSSASKNNHDLTSNKERTGLILVRAKIPKQGLPYWSPSLLRKTNVFESKSKHDQENWVRLSELIPDDVKTPLEKIDLQLTCIESDNSLPHDPPEIQSITTELICITAKSDNSIPIKLNSELLMNKEKLTGIKALYDEFHSRICEYETKFNRSFLQLNELYNMNRGDRRPKELKFTDFVTSQLFNDIESICNLKVGVHNLSSIFKKQVNTLKQHPKHTPSEDSISHAVNGNSSLPNSASLTPVTSSSRSSLFLPSGNSSTSLKFTDQIVHKWVRIAPLQYKRDINVNLEFSKDIKETLIPSFESCLCCRFYCVRVMIKFDNHLGVAKIDIPVSVRQVTT
- the DSK2 gene encoding ubiquitin domain-containing protein DSK2 (similar to Saccharomyces cerevisiae DSK2 (YMR276W); ancestral locus Anc_8.837); this translates as MSLNIHIKSGQDKWEVSVAPESTVSQFKEAISKANGVPVANQRLIYSGKILKDDQTVESYHIQDGHSVHLVKSQPKPQPGAAAGTNNATATGAAAGTVATPNMSSGQSAGFNPLADLTSARYAGYLNMPSADMFGPDGGALNNDSNNQDELLRMMENPIFQSQMNEMLSNPQMLDFMIQSNPQLQAMGPQARQMLQSPMFRQMLTNPDMIRQSMQFARMMDPNAGTGSTGGAASAFPAPGGDAPEESANTNTNTNTASSPNAGSNASSSTAANPFASLLNPALNPFASAGNATGTGMPAFDPALLASMFQPQQASAQASQPEDTRPPEERYEHQLRQLNDMGFFDFDRNVAALRRSGGSVQGALDSLLNGDV